In one Nymphaea colorata isolate Beijing-Zhang1983 unplaced genomic scaffold, ASM883128v2 scaffold0001, whole genome shotgun sequence genomic region, the following are encoded:
- the LOC116267838 gene encoding potassium transporter 7-like isoform X4 yields MEADRLETASPNPRQRHPVSWLKFCRDTALLAYQSLGVVYGDLSTSPLYVYKSTFVGNLHHSQSEEAILGVLSLIFWTITLIPLLKYVFILLSADDNGEGGTFALYSLLCRHARVGLLPNQQAADEELSAYKYGHSSHGVRMSQLKTFLEKHTKLRTALLLVVLFGACMVIGDGVLVPAISVLSSMSGLQVRAKNLYDGEVVILACVLLVGLFALQHYGTQKVAFMFAPIVILWLLSIGSIGIYNIIVWNPRVYRALSPYYVYKFFEITGKDGWTSLGGVLLCITGTEAMFADLGHFTPVSIRVAFIGVIYPCLVLQYMGQAAFLSKNLSNIPTSFYNSIPKPVFWPVFVIATLAAIVASQAVISATFSIIKQCHALGCFPRVKIVHTSSWIRGQIYIPEVNWILMVLCIAVTVGFQDTTLIGNAFGIAFMSVIFVTTWLMAIVIIFIWQKRIILAFAFLLFFGSIESFYLSATVMKVPQGGWVPIVLSGVFMLVMYTWHYGTRKKYLFDLQNKVSMKWILDLGPSLGIARVPGIGLIYSELVTGVPAIFSHFVTNLPAFHRVLIFVCIKSVPVPYVSDEERYLVGRIGPKEYRMYRCIVRYGYKDVQKDSDDFEDRLIISIAEFIRMEADDSQSSSYESTYDGRMAVVGTQARSSLSLVPYEQDEAMQSTSSKPPTLQSLQSLHGRESPQPNKRVRFELPEGHMDLTVKDELMDLIEAKDAGVAYVMGHSKIKARKRSSFFKKLAIDIGYSFLRKNCRGPSVALNIPHISLIEVGMIYYV; encoded by the exons ATGGAGGCGGATCGGCTGGAGACGGCATCACCCAACCCTCGTCAACGACATCCG GTTTCATGGCTTAAGTTCTGCCGAGACACAGCGCTTCTGGCATATCAAAGTCTTGGTGTTGTTTATGGGGACTTGAGCACATCCCCACTGTACGTGTACAAGAGTACGTTTGTGGGGAATCTGCATCACAGCCAAAGCGAAGAGGCGATTTTGGGTGTATTGTCTTTGATATTTTGGACCATTACATTAATCCCATTACTAAAATATGTCTTCATCCTCCTCAGTGCAGATGATAATGGTGAAG GTGGAACATTCGCTCTCTATTCGCTTCTATGTCGGCATGCAAGGGTGGGCCTACTTCCCAATCAACAGGCTGCGGATGAGGAACTCTCAGCATACAAATATGGGCATTCCAGCCACGGCGTTAGGATGTCCCAACTGAAAACGTTTCTTGAGAAGCACACAAAGCTGCGGACGGCGTTGCTTCTCGTCGTCTTATTTGGTGCGTGCATGGTAATAGGCGACGGTGTCCTCGTCCCTGCAATTTCTG ttttgtCATCCATGTCAGGTCTGCAAGTCCGTGCCAAAAATTTGTATGATG GTGAAGTTGTGATCCTTGCATGTGTCCTTTTGGTTGGCTTGTTCGCTCTGCAGCATTATGGCACACAAAAGGTGGCTTTCATGTTTGCGCCCATCGTAATTTTGTGGTTGCTGTCTATCGGATCTATTGGCATATACAACATCATTGTCTGGAATCCAAGGGTATACCGTGCTCTTTCACCATATTACGTTTACAAATTCTTCGAGATCACGGGAAAAGATGGATGGACTTCACTTGGAGGGGTTCTCCTTTGCATTACAG GTACCGAGGCAATGTTTGCAGATCTTGGACATTTCACGCCAGTGTCGATTAGG GTTGCATTTATTGGAGTCATATACCCATGTTTGGTATTGCAATACATGGGGCAGGCTGCTTTCTTGTCTAAAAATCTATCTAACATACCAACAAGTTTTTATAACTCTATCCCAA AACCTGTGTTTTGGCCAGTCTTCGTAATTGCCACGCTTGCTGCTATTGTCGCAAGCCAGGCAGTGATATCTGCTACATTCTCAATCATCAAGCAGTGTCATGCCCTTGGTTGCTTTCCAAGAGTAAAGATTGTTCACACATCGAGTTGGATACGTGGACAAATTTATATTCCAGAAGTTAACTGGATCCTAATGGTTCTTTGTATAGCTGTTACTGTTGGTTTCCAGGATACCACCTTGATTGGAAATGCTTTTG GAATTGCTTTTATGTCTGTGATCTTTGTTACAACATGGCTCATGGCGATCGTTATAATTTTCATTTGGCAGAAAAGAATCATTCTGGCCTTTGcgtttcttctcttcttcggATCAATTGAGAGCTTTTATCTGTCTGCCACGGTAATGAAAGTGCCCCAGGGTGGTTGGGTGCCCATAGTATTATCTGGAGTGTTTATGCTTGTCATGTATACTTGGCACTACGGCACTAGGAAGAAGTATCTCTTTGACCTGCAGAACAAAGTCTCCATGAAATGGATACTCGATCTTGGGCCAAGCCTTGGCATTGCACGAGTGCCCGGCATCGGTCTCATATACTCTGAACTGGTGACTGGCGTCCCGGccatattttcacattttgtcACCAATCTTCCAGCATTCCACAGAGTATTGATATTCGTCTGCATAAAATCTGTCCCTGTACCCTATGTTTCTGATGAAGAGCGTTACCTCGTTGGCCGCATTGGCCCAAAGGAATATCGTATGTACAGATGCATCGTGAGGTATGGTTACAAGGATGTCCAGAAGGACAGTGACGACTTTGAGGATCGGCTTATTATCAGTATTGCAGAGTTCATCCGGATGGAAGCAGATGATTCTCAATCTTCCAGTTATGAGAGTACATACGATGGAAGGATGGCAGTAGTAGGGACACAAGCAAGATCCAGCTTGAGCCTGGTCCCTTATGAACAGGATGAGGCGATGCAAAGCACAAGCAGCAAACCACCGACATTGCAGAGCTTGCAATCGCTCCATGGGCGCGAGTCGCCACAGCCCAACAAGAGGGTAAGATTCGAATTACCAGAAGGCCACATGGATCTAACAGTGAAAGACGAGCTGATGGATCTCATTGAAGCAAAAGATGCAGGAGTAGCATACGTAATGGGCCATTCGAAAATCAAGGCCAGGAAGAGGTCTTCATTCTTCAAGAAACTAGCAATCGACATCGGGTACTCCTTCCTTCGTAAGAACTGCAGAGGGCCTTCTGTCGCGCTGAACATACCACACATCAGCCTCATTGAAGTAGGCATGATCTACTACGTATAA
- the LOC116267838 gene encoding potassium transporter 4-like isoform X2 produces MEADRLETASPNPRQRHPVSWLKFCRDTALLAYQSLGVVYGDLSTSPLYVYKSTFVGNLHHSQSEEAILGVLSLIFWTITLIPLLKYVFILLSADDNGEGGTFALYSLLCRHARVGLLPNQQAADEELSAYKYGHSSHGVRMSQLKTFLEKHTKLRTALLLVVLFGACMVIGDGVLVPAISVLSSMSGLQVRAKNLYDGEVVILACVLLVGLFALQHYGTQKVAFMFAPIVILWLLSIGSIGIYNIIVWNPRVYRALSPYYVYKFFEITGKDGWTSLGGVLLCITGTEAMFADLGHFTPVSIRVAFIGVIYPCLVLQYMGQAAFLSKNLSNIPTSFYNSIPSKISTGLLGYDSASFLLILTHSCVIISTEPVFWPVFVIATLAAIVASQAVISATFSIIKQCHALGCFPRVKIVHTSSWIRGQIYIPEVNWILMVLCIAVTVGFQDTTLIGNAFGIAFMSVIFVTTWLMAIVIIFIWQKRIILAFAFLLFFGSIESFYLSATVMKVPQGGWVPIVLSGVFMLVMYTWHYGTRKKYLFDLQNKVSMKWILDLGPSLGIARVPGIGLIYSELVTGVPAIFSHFVTNLPAFHRVLIFVCIKSVPVPYVSDEERYLVGRIGPKEYRMYRCIVRYGYKDVQKDSDDFEDRLIISIAEFIRMEADDSQSSSYESTYDGRMAVVGTQARSSLSLVPYEQDEAMQSTSSKPPTLQSLQSLHGRESPQPNKRVRFELPEGHMDLTVKDELMDLIEAKDAGVAYVMGHSKIKARKRSSFFKKLAIDIGYSFLRKNCRGPSVALNIPHISLIEVGMIYYV; encoded by the exons ATGGAGGCGGATCGGCTGGAGACGGCATCACCCAACCCTCGTCAACGACATCCG GTTTCATGGCTTAAGTTCTGCCGAGACACAGCGCTTCTGGCATATCAAAGTCTTGGTGTTGTTTATGGGGACTTGAGCACATCCCCACTGTACGTGTACAAGAGTACGTTTGTGGGGAATCTGCATCACAGCCAAAGCGAAGAGGCGATTTTGGGTGTATTGTCTTTGATATTTTGGACCATTACATTAATCCCATTACTAAAATATGTCTTCATCCTCCTCAGTGCAGATGATAATGGTGAAG GTGGAACATTCGCTCTCTATTCGCTTCTATGTCGGCATGCAAGGGTGGGCCTACTTCCCAATCAACAGGCTGCGGATGAGGAACTCTCAGCATACAAATATGGGCATTCCAGCCACGGCGTTAGGATGTCCCAACTGAAAACGTTTCTTGAGAAGCACACAAAGCTGCGGACGGCGTTGCTTCTCGTCGTCTTATTTGGTGCGTGCATGGTAATAGGCGACGGTGTCCTCGTCCCTGCAATTTCTG ttttgtCATCCATGTCAGGTCTGCAAGTCCGTGCCAAAAATTTGTATGATG GTGAAGTTGTGATCCTTGCATGTGTCCTTTTGGTTGGCTTGTTCGCTCTGCAGCATTATGGCACACAAAAGGTGGCTTTCATGTTTGCGCCCATCGTAATTTTGTGGTTGCTGTCTATCGGATCTATTGGCATATACAACATCATTGTCTGGAATCCAAGGGTATACCGTGCTCTTTCACCATATTACGTTTACAAATTCTTCGAGATCACGGGAAAAGATGGATGGACTTCACTTGGAGGGGTTCTCCTTTGCATTACAG GTACCGAGGCAATGTTTGCAGATCTTGGACATTTCACGCCAGTGTCGATTAGG GTTGCATTTATTGGAGTCATATACCCATGTTTGGTATTGCAATACATGGGGCAGGCTGCTTTCTTGTCTAAAAATCTATCTAACATACCAACAAGTTTTTATAACTCTATCCCAAGTAAGATTTCCACCGGTCTTCTGGGGTATGATTCAGCTTCCTTTCTGCTAATTTTGACGCATTCTTGTGTGATCATCTCTACAGAACCTGTGTTTTGGCCAGTCTTCGTAATTGCCACGCTTGCTGCTATTGTCGCAAGCCAGGCAGTGATATCTGCTACATTCTCAATCATCAAGCAGTGTCATGCCCTTGGTTGCTTTCCAAGAGTAAAGATTGTTCACACATCGAGTTGGATACGTGGACAAATTTATATTCCAGAAGTTAACTGGATCCTAATGGTTCTTTGTATAGCTGTTACTGTTGGTTTCCAGGATACCACCTTGATTGGAAATGCTTTTG GAATTGCTTTTATGTCTGTGATCTTTGTTACAACATGGCTCATGGCGATCGTTATAATTTTCATTTGGCAGAAAAGAATCATTCTGGCCTTTGcgtttcttctcttcttcggATCAATTGAGAGCTTTTATCTGTCTGCCACGGTAATGAAAGTGCCCCAGGGTGGTTGGGTGCCCATAGTATTATCTGGAGTGTTTATGCTTGTCATGTATACTTGGCACTACGGCACTAGGAAGAAGTATCTCTTTGACCTGCAGAACAAAGTCTCCATGAAATGGATACTCGATCTTGGGCCAAGCCTTGGCATTGCACGAGTGCCCGGCATCGGTCTCATATACTCTGAACTGGTGACTGGCGTCCCGGccatattttcacattttgtcACCAATCTTCCAGCATTCCACAGAGTATTGATATTCGTCTGCATAAAATCTGTCCCTGTACCCTATGTTTCTGATGAAGAGCGTTACCTCGTTGGCCGCATTGGCCCAAAGGAATATCGTATGTACAGATGCATCGTGAGGTATGGTTACAAGGATGTCCAGAAGGACAGTGACGACTTTGAGGATCGGCTTATTATCAGTATTGCAGAGTTCATCCGGATGGAAGCAGATGATTCTCAATCTTCCAGTTATGAGAGTACATACGATGGAAGGATGGCAGTAGTAGGGACACAAGCAAGATCCAGCTTGAGCCTGGTCCCTTATGAACAGGATGAGGCGATGCAAAGCACAAGCAGCAAACCACCGACATTGCAGAGCTTGCAATCGCTCCATGGGCGCGAGTCGCCACAGCCCAACAAGAGGGTAAGATTCGAATTACCAGAAGGCCACATGGATCTAACAGTGAAAGACGAGCTGATGGATCTCATTGAAGCAAAAGATGCAGGAGTAGCATACGTAATGGGCCATTCGAAAATCAAGGCCAGGAAGAGGTCTTCATTCTTCAAGAAACTAGCAATCGACATCGGGTACTCCTTCCTTCGTAAGAACTGCAGAGGGCCTTCTGTCGCGCTGAACATACCACACATCAGCCTCATTGAAGTAGGCATGATCTACTACGTATAA
- the LOC116267838 gene encoding potassium transporter 4-like isoform X3, with amino-acid sequence MEADRLETASPNPRQRHPVSWLKFCRDTALLAYQSLGVVYGDLSTSPLYVYKSTFVGNLHHSQSEEAILGVLSLIFWTITLIPLLKYVFILLSADDNGEGGTFALYSLLCRHARVGLLPNQQAADEELSAYKYGHSSHGVRMSQLKTFLEKHTKLRTALLLVVLFGACMVIGDGVLVPAISVLSSMSGLQVRAKNLYDGSLYRCSGEVVILACVLLVGLFALQHYGTQKVAFMFAPIVILWLLSIGSIGIYNIIVWNPRVYRALSPYYVYKFFEITGKDGWTSLGGVLLCITGTEAMFADLGHFTPVSIRVAFIGVIYPCLVLQYMGQAAFLSKNLSNIPTSFYNSIPKPVFWPVFVIATLAAIVASQAVISATFSIIKQCHALGCFPRVKIVHTSSWIRGQIYIPEVNWILMVLCIAVTVGFQDTTLIGNAFGIAFMSVIFVTTWLMAIVIIFIWQKRIILAFAFLLFFGSIESFYLSATVMKVPQGGWVPIVLSGVFMLVMYTWHYGTRKKYLFDLQNKVSMKWILDLGPSLGIARVPGIGLIYSELVTGVPAIFSHFVTNLPAFHRVLIFVCIKSVPVPYVSDEERYLVGRIGPKEYRMYRCIVRYGYKDVQKDSDDFEDRLIISIAEFIRMEADDSQSSSYESTYDGRMAVVGTQARSSLSLVPYEQDEAMQSTSSKPPTLQSLQSLHGRESPQPNKRVRFELPEGHMDLTVKDELMDLIEAKDAGVAYVMGHSKIKARKRSSFFKKLAIDIGYSFLRKNCRGPSVALNIPHISLIEVGMIYYV; translated from the exons ATGGAGGCGGATCGGCTGGAGACGGCATCACCCAACCCTCGTCAACGACATCCG GTTTCATGGCTTAAGTTCTGCCGAGACACAGCGCTTCTGGCATATCAAAGTCTTGGTGTTGTTTATGGGGACTTGAGCACATCCCCACTGTACGTGTACAAGAGTACGTTTGTGGGGAATCTGCATCACAGCCAAAGCGAAGAGGCGATTTTGGGTGTATTGTCTTTGATATTTTGGACCATTACATTAATCCCATTACTAAAATATGTCTTCATCCTCCTCAGTGCAGATGATAATGGTGAAG GTGGAACATTCGCTCTCTATTCGCTTCTATGTCGGCATGCAAGGGTGGGCCTACTTCCCAATCAACAGGCTGCGGATGAGGAACTCTCAGCATACAAATATGGGCATTCCAGCCACGGCGTTAGGATGTCCCAACTGAAAACGTTTCTTGAGAAGCACACAAAGCTGCGGACGGCGTTGCTTCTCGTCGTCTTATTTGGTGCGTGCATGGTAATAGGCGACGGTGTCCTCGTCCCTGCAATTTCTG ttttgtCATCCATGTCAGGTCTGCAAGTCCGTGCCAAAAATTTGTATGATG GTTCCCTTTACCGGTGTTCAGGTGAAGTTGTGATCCTTGCATGTGTCCTTTTGGTTGGCTTGTTCGCTCTGCAGCATTATGGCACACAAAAGGTGGCTTTCATGTTTGCGCCCATCGTAATTTTGTGGTTGCTGTCTATCGGATCTATTGGCATATACAACATCATTGTCTGGAATCCAAGGGTATACCGTGCTCTTTCACCATATTACGTTTACAAATTCTTCGAGATCACGGGAAAAGATGGATGGACTTCACTTGGAGGGGTTCTCCTTTGCATTACAG GTACCGAGGCAATGTTTGCAGATCTTGGACATTTCACGCCAGTGTCGATTAGG GTTGCATTTATTGGAGTCATATACCCATGTTTGGTATTGCAATACATGGGGCAGGCTGCTTTCTTGTCTAAAAATCTATCTAACATACCAACAAGTTTTTATAACTCTATCCCAA AACCTGTGTTTTGGCCAGTCTTCGTAATTGCCACGCTTGCTGCTATTGTCGCAAGCCAGGCAGTGATATCTGCTACATTCTCAATCATCAAGCAGTGTCATGCCCTTGGTTGCTTTCCAAGAGTAAAGATTGTTCACACATCGAGTTGGATACGTGGACAAATTTATATTCCAGAAGTTAACTGGATCCTAATGGTTCTTTGTATAGCTGTTACTGTTGGTTTCCAGGATACCACCTTGATTGGAAATGCTTTTG GAATTGCTTTTATGTCTGTGATCTTTGTTACAACATGGCTCATGGCGATCGTTATAATTTTCATTTGGCAGAAAAGAATCATTCTGGCCTTTGcgtttcttctcttcttcggATCAATTGAGAGCTTTTATCTGTCTGCCACGGTAATGAAAGTGCCCCAGGGTGGTTGGGTGCCCATAGTATTATCTGGAGTGTTTATGCTTGTCATGTATACTTGGCACTACGGCACTAGGAAGAAGTATCTCTTTGACCTGCAGAACAAAGTCTCCATGAAATGGATACTCGATCTTGGGCCAAGCCTTGGCATTGCACGAGTGCCCGGCATCGGTCTCATATACTCTGAACTGGTGACTGGCGTCCCGGccatattttcacattttgtcACCAATCTTCCAGCATTCCACAGAGTATTGATATTCGTCTGCATAAAATCTGTCCCTGTACCCTATGTTTCTGATGAAGAGCGTTACCTCGTTGGCCGCATTGGCCCAAAGGAATATCGTATGTACAGATGCATCGTGAGGTATGGTTACAAGGATGTCCAGAAGGACAGTGACGACTTTGAGGATCGGCTTATTATCAGTATTGCAGAGTTCATCCGGATGGAAGCAGATGATTCTCAATCTTCCAGTTATGAGAGTACATACGATGGAAGGATGGCAGTAGTAGGGACACAAGCAAGATCCAGCTTGAGCCTGGTCCCTTATGAACAGGATGAGGCGATGCAAAGCACAAGCAGCAAACCACCGACATTGCAGAGCTTGCAATCGCTCCATGGGCGCGAGTCGCCACAGCCCAACAAGAGGGTAAGATTCGAATTACCAGAAGGCCACATGGATCTAACAGTGAAAGACGAGCTGATGGATCTCATTGAAGCAAAAGATGCAGGAGTAGCATACGTAATGGGCCATTCGAAAATCAAGGCCAGGAAGAGGTCTTCATTCTTCAAGAAACTAGCAATCGACATCGGGTACTCCTTCCTTCGTAAGAACTGCAGAGGGCCTTCTGTCGCGCTGAACATACCACACATCAGCCTCATTGAAGTAGGCATGATCTACTACGTATAA
- the LOC116267838 gene encoding potassium transporter 4-like isoform X1: MEADRLETASPNPRQRHPVSWLKFCRDTALLAYQSLGVVYGDLSTSPLYVYKSTFVGNLHHSQSEEAILGVLSLIFWTITLIPLLKYVFILLSADDNGEGGTFALYSLLCRHARVGLLPNQQAADEELSAYKYGHSSHGVRMSQLKTFLEKHTKLRTALLLVVLFGACMVIGDGVLVPAISVLSSMSGLQVRAKNLYDGSLYRCSGEVVILACVLLVGLFALQHYGTQKVAFMFAPIVILWLLSIGSIGIYNIIVWNPRVYRALSPYYVYKFFEITGKDGWTSLGGVLLCITGTEAMFADLGHFTPVSIRVAFIGVIYPCLVLQYMGQAAFLSKNLSNIPTSFYNSIPSKISTGLLGYDSASFLLILTHSCVIISTEPVFWPVFVIATLAAIVASQAVISATFSIIKQCHALGCFPRVKIVHTSSWIRGQIYIPEVNWILMVLCIAVTVGFQDTTLIGNAFGIAFMSVIFVTTWLMAIVIIFIWQKRIILAFAFLLFFGSIESFYLSATVMKVPQGGWVPIVLSGVFMLVMYTWHYGTRKKYLFDLQNKVSMKWILDLGPSLGIARVPGIGLIYSELVTGVPAIFSHFVTNLPAFHRVLIFVCIKSVPVPYVSDEERYLVGRIGPKEYRMYRCIVRYGYKDVQKDSDDFEDRLIISIAEFIRMEADDSQSSSYESTYDGRMAVVGTQARSSLSLVPYEQDEAMQSTSSKPPTLQSLQSLHGRESPQPNKRVRFELPEGHMDLTVKDELMDLIEAKDAGVAYVMGHSKIKARKRSSFFKKLAIDIGYSFLRKNCRGPSVALNIPHISLIEVGMIYYV, encoded by the exons ATGGAGGCGGATCGGCTGGAGACGGCATCACCCAACCCTCGTCAACGACATCCG GTTTCATGGCTTAAGTTCTGCCGAGACACAGCGCTTCTGGCATATCAAAGTCTTGGTGTTGTTTATGGGGACTTGAGCACATCCCCACTGTACGTGTACAAGAGTACGTTTGTGGGGAATCTGCATCACAGCCAAAGCGAAGAGGCGATTTTGGGTGTATTGTCTTTGATATTTTGGACCATTACATTAATCCCATTACTAAAATATGTCTTCATCCTCCTCAGTGCAGATGATAATGGTGAAG GTGGAACATTCGCTCTCTATTCGCTTCTATGTCGGCATGCAAGGGTGGGCCTACTTCCCAATCAACAGGCTGCGGATGAGGAACTCTCAGCATACAAATATGGGCATTCCAGCCACGGCGTTAGGATGTCCCAACTGAAAACGTTTCTTGAGAAGCACACAAAGCTGCGGACGGCGTTGCTTCTCGTCGTCTTATTTGGTGCGTGCATGGTAATAGGCGACGGTGTCCTCGTCCCTGCAATTTCTG ttttgtCATCCATGTCAGGTCTGCAAGTCCGTGCCAAAAATTTGTATGATG GTTCCCTTTACCGGTGTTCAGGTGAAGTTGTGATCCTTGCATGTGTCCTTTTGGTTGGCTTGTTCGCTCTGCAGCATTATGGCACACAAAAGGTGGCTTTCATGTTTGCGCCCATCGTAATTTTGTGGTTGCTGTCTATCGGATCTATTGGCATATACAACATCATTGTCTGGAATCCAAGGGTATACCGTGCTCTTTCACCATATTACGTTTACAAATTCTTCGAGATCACGGGAAAAGATGGATGGACTTCACTTGGAGGGGTTCTCCTTTGCATTACAG GTACCGAGGCAATGTTTGCAGATCTTGGACATTTCACGCCAGTGTCGATTAGG GTTGCATTTATTGGAGTCATATACCCATGTTTGGTATTGCAATACATGGGGCAGGCTGCTTTCTTGTCTAAAAATCTATCTAACATACCAACAAGTTTTTATAACTCTATCCCAAGTAAGATTTCCACCGGTCTTCTGGGGTATGATTCAGCTTCCTTTCTGCTAATTTTGACGCATTCTTGTGTGATCATCTCTACAGAACCTGTGTTTTGGCCAGTCTTCGTAATTGCCACGCTTGCTGCTATTGTCGCAAGCCAGGCAGTGATATCTGCTACATTCTCAATCATCAAGCAGTGTCATGCCCTTGGTTGCTTTCCAAGAGTAAAGATTGTTCACACATCGAGTTGGATACGTGGACAAATTTATATTCCAGAAGTTAACTGGATCCTAATGGTTCTTTGTATAGCTGTTACTGTTGGTTTCCAGGATACCACCTTGATTGGAAATGCTTTTG GAATTGCTTTTATGTCTGTGATCTTTGTTACAACATGGCTCATGGCGATCGTTATAATTTTCATTTGGCAGAAAAGAATCATTCTGGCCTTTGcgtttcttctcttcttcggATCAATTGAGAGCTTTTATCTGTCTGCCACGGTAATGAAAGTGCCCCAGGGTGGTTGGGTGCCCATAGTATTATCTGGAGTGTTTATGCTTGTCATGTATACTTGGCACTACGGCACTAGGAAGAAGTATCTCTTTGACCTGCAGAACAAAGTCTCCATGAAATGGATACTCGATCTTGGGCCAAGCCTTGGCATTGCACGAGTGCCCGGCATCGGTCTCATATACTCTGAACTGGTGACTGGCGTCCCGGccatattttcacattttgtcACCAATCTTCCAGCATTCCACAGAGTATTGATATTCGTCTGCATAAAATCTGTCCCTGTACCCTATGTTTCTGATGAAGAGCGTTACCTCGTTGGCCGCATTGGCCCAAAGGAATATCGTATGTACAGATGCATCGTGAGGTATGGTTACAAGGATGTCCAGAAGGACAGTGACGACTTTGAGGATCGGCTTATTATCAGTATTGCAGAGTTCATCCGGATGGAAGCAGATGATTCTCAATCTTCCAGTTATGAGAGTACATACGATGGAAGGATGGCAGTAGTAGGGACACAAGCAAGATCCAGCTTGAGCCTGGTCCCTTATGAACAGGATGAGGCGATGCAAAGCACAAGCAGCAAACCACCGACATTGCAGAGCTTGCAATCGCTCCATGGGCGCGAGTCGCCACAGCCCAACAAGAGGGTAAGATTCGAATTACCAGAAGGCCACATGGATCTAACAGTGAAAGACGAGCTGATGGATCTCATTGAAGCAAAAGATGCAGGAGTAGCATACGTAATGGGCCATTCGAAAATCAAGGCCAGGAAGAGGTCTTCATTCTTCAAGAAACTAGCAATCGACATCGGGTACTCCTTCCTTCGTAAGAACTGCAGAGGGCCTTCTGTCGCGCTGAACATACCACACATCAGCCTCATTGAAGTAGGCATGATCTACTACGTATAA